One Desulfovibrio fairfieldensis genomic window carries:
- a CDS encoding sigma-54 interaction domain-containing protein, with protein sequence MNSVTQPTEPPAAATALRACADLAETAVCLARLAGTAAQADFCGVFLLDYTGTELLLRAVWHAGAGASAPRGHSLPLGSQDPVCFSLQTGTEYTVRDGMQNAAFPSLDLLRPQKAAARLTALPLPAWKNRSLGGLLLGFGRDRAPAIDPQPLCDLGALLLEAHLQRQKEDLLLHSLNEDLSRLEQGSQCLRIVESFFLGKSPATLRVREQIARAAPTDVAVLITGETGTGKEVAASALHAASRRRAAPFIKINCAALPAHLLESELFGHRKGAFSGADSDNPGLLRSAHGGTVLLDEIGEMPSELQAKLLRVLQDRQVRPLGSSKTFPADIRIIAATNKSMREVLESGSFRSDLYHRLAGLHIHIPPLRERPEDIPLLAQHFLIQMRGTLRRPGLSLTPESLRLLGGLDYPGNVRQLCNRIQAAAVMADPAADRLMPEAFAPVESPAAEEEDLRSGGLARSLRLLEEKLIKRALARCSGNVTEAARELHLPRSTLVSKLKKLVPPHNTEASRPQRRQLSRSGAPYGYYV encoded by the coding sequence GTGAATTCCGTAACCCAGCCCACGGAACCTCCGGCCGCCGCAACGGCATTGCGGGCCTGCGCCGATCTGGCCGAAACCGCCGTCTGCCTGGCGCGCCTGGCCGGAACCGCCGCCCAGGCTGATTTTTGCGGCGTCTTTCTGCTGGACTATACGGGCACGGAATTGCTGCTGCGCGCGGTGTGGCACGCTGGCGCGGGCGCAAGCGCGCCCCGCGGGCATTCCCTGCCGCTCGGCAGTCAGGATCCCGTCTGCTTTTCCCTGCAAACCGGAACGGAGTACACGGTGCGCGACGGCATGCAAAACGCCGCCTTTCCCTCTCTGGACCTGTTGCGCCCGCAAAAGGCCGCCGCCCGCCTCACGGCCCTGCCGCTGCCCGCCTGGAAAAATCGCTCCCTGGGCGGCCTGCTGCTGGGCTTTGGCCGGGACCGTGCCCCGGCGATTGATCCGCAGCCGCTCTGCGATCTGGGCGCGCTTCTGCTGGAAGCCCACCTTCAACGGCAAAAAGAGGATCTGCTGCTGCACAGCCTGAACGAGGATCTGTCGCGCCTGGAACAGGGCTCCCAATGCCTGCGCATCGTGGAATCCTTTTTTCTGGGCAAGAGCCCGGCGACTCTGCGGGTGCGCGAGCAGATCGCCAGAGCCGCGCCCACGGACGTGGCCGTGCTGATTACCGGCGAGACCGGCACCGGCAAGGAAGTGGCGGCCTCGGCCCTGCATGCGGCCAGCCGGCGCCGCGCGGCCCCTTTCATCAAGATCAACTGCGCGGCCCTGCCCGCGCATCTGCTGGAAAGCGAGCTTTTCGGCCACCGCAAGGGCGCGTTCAGCGGCGCGGACAGCGACAATCCCGGCCTGTTGCGCAGCGCCCACGGCGGCACCGTGCTGCTGGACGAAATCGGCGAAATGCCTTCCGAGCTCCAGGCCAAGCTGCTGCGCGTGCTCCAGGACCGCCAGGTGCGGCCCTTGGGCAGCTCCAAAACCTTTCCGGCGGACATCCGGATCATTGCCGCCACCAACAAAAGCATGCGCGAAGTCCTGGAGTCCGGCTCGTTCCGGTCTGACCTCTACCATCGCCTGGCCGGGCTGCACATCCACATACCGCCCCTGCGCGAACGGCCGGAAGACATTCCGCTGCTGGCCCAACATTTTCTGATTCAGATGCGCGGCACGCTGCGCCGTCCCGGCCTGAGCCTGACGCCCGAGAGCCTGCGCCTGCTCGGCGGCCTGGACTATCCGGGCAATGTGCGCCAGCTCTGCAACCGCATTCAGGCGGCGGCCGTGATGGCCGATCCCGCCGCCGACCGCCTGATGCCGGAGGCCTTCGCTCCCGTGGAATCCCCCGCCGCGGAAGAGGAGGACCTCCGGTCCGGCGGTCTGGCCCGGAGCCTGCGCCTGCTGGAGGAAAAGCTCATCAAGCGGGCCCTGGCGCGTTGCTCCGGCAATGTGACAGAGGCCGCCAGGGAACTGCATCTGCCGCGCAGCACGCTGGTTTCCAAGCTGAAAAAACTGGTCCCGCCCCACAATACGGAAGCCTCACGTCCTCAGCGGCGGCAACTGTCTCGTTCCGGAGCGCCCTATGGATATTATGTTTGA
- the tssJ gene encoding type VI secretion system lipoprotein TssJ — MKKFALLLTALTAICALTACSGGRAQLLVASQANVNPDFSGRPSPVVVKVYELRRGLAFRQADFQNLFDQPMQTLGADILAADELVFVPGEARSITYLPGPDARFLGIVAGFRQMDRARWRSLRPIDAEGKNLIALELNDASIIVIPESRAKGWDPEEALKQHEPEPEPELPAARTAVRTEPSPDQTLTSYEDETPPAPPRPAPETDPDVLERNRRMPSEDMDAAPGMSEPEETRAAVKAAGTSDTRPRSRRAAPAPYAVPPMKTAR, encoded by the coding sequence ATGAAAAAATTCGCACTGTTGTTGACGGCACTGACGGCGATCTGCGCACTGACGGCCTGCTCCGGCGGGCGCGCCCAACTGCTGGTAGCCAGCCAGGCCAATGTGAATCCGGATTTTTCGGGCCGCCCTTCGCCGGTGGTGGTCAAGGTCTATGAGCTGCGGCGCGGTCTGGCCTTCCGCCAGGCCGACTTCCAGAATCTCTTTGACCAGCCCATGCAGACGCTGGGCGCTGACATTCTGGCAGCGGACGAGCTGGTCTTCGTGCCCGGCGAGGCGCGCTCCATCACCTATCTGCCAGGTCCGGACGCGCGTTTTCTGGGCATTGTGGCCGGATTCCGGCAAATGGACCGCGCCCGCTGGCGCAGCCTGCGGCCCATCGACGCCGAGGGCAAGAACCTGATCGCCCTGGAACTCAACGACGCCAGCATCATCGTCATCCCCGAATCCAGAGCCAAGGGCTGGGACCCGGAAGAAGCCCTGAAACAACACGAACCCGAACCGGAGCCGGAACTCCCCGCCGCCCGCACGGCCGTCAGGACTGAGCCCTCGCCGGATCAGACCCTGACCAGCTACGAGGACGAAACCCCGCCGGCGCCGCCCAGGCCCGCGCCGGAGACGGACCCGGACGTACTGGAGCGGAACCGGCGCATGCCTTCCGAGGACATGGATGCCGCGCCCGGCATGTCCGAACCCGAGGAGACCCGAGCCGCCGTGAAGGCCGCCGGAACGTCCGACACGCGGCCCCGCTCCCGCCGGGCCGCGCCCGCGCCCTATGCCGTGCCGCCCATGAAGACGGCCCGCTGA
- the tagH gene encoding type VI secretion system-associated FHA domain protein TagH: protein MDIMFEIVSRQKFSANFPVSHVFGEAGGYIGRSEECEWVLPDRSREISRQHALITFEDGHFYLEDVSANGVFLSLAHEPVGKDSRHRIEHGEGFIIGAYTIMARLLHNPGAYAGSPEDVEDILSRPKGLSLNPLTAMEQEEELVARKRMGEYDDLLSGRQTRAVLPADHTDPLLGRLQPIVAVPEQEELIPENWDAEPDNDDESGEACPLGGETAAGAPQADSETQAAAAPQTAPESRSVPVPETDVFFKALGFAEPPSSPKERERVLKLAAELLAAAVDGMTSALHNRAECKNELRLPATSTGLAVNNNPLKFSPSPEAALATLLGPPQKGVMPSVKAMTNGFNDLHRHHMGLLAGARAASAALLDKISPRAVENRLDINGPVRLGRATRLWQTFIRMHRALRDDHEGMEALLLQDFARAYEMQGRTLNPLGARPKQGAQQ from the coding sequence ATGGATATTATGTTTGAGATCGTCAGCAGGCAGAAATTCTCAGCCAATTTTCCCGTCTCGCACGTTTTCGGCGAGGCCGGGGGCTATATCGGCCGTTCGGAGGAATGCGAATGGGTTCTGCCGGACAGATCACGTGAAATTTCCCGCCAGCACGCGTTGATCACCTTTGAGGACGGCCACTTCTATCTCGAGGACGTCAGCGCCAACGGCGTCTTTCTCTCCCTGGCCCACGAACCCGTGGGCAAGGACAGCCGTCACCGCATCGAACACGGCGAGGGCTTCATCATCGGCGCGTACACGATCATGGCCCGCCTGCTGCACAACCCCGGCGCGTATGCCGGTTCTCCCGAAGATGTGGAAGATATCCTCAGCCGCCCCAAGGGCCTGTCCCTGAATCCCCTCACGGCCATGGAGCAGGAAGAAGAACTCGTGGCCCGCAAACGCATGGGCGAATACGACGACCTGCTCAGCGGCCGCCAGACCAGGGCGGTTCTGCCGGCGGACCACACGGATCCGCTTCTGGGCAGATTGCAGCCCATTGTGGCCGTGCCCGAGCAGGAGGAGTTGATCCCTGAAAACTGGGATGCCGAACCGGATAACGACGATGAAAGCGGCGAAGCCTGCCCACTCGGCGGCGAAACGGCTGCAGGCGCGCCACAGGCCGACTCTGAAACCCAGGCCGCCGCGGCGCCCCAAACAGCTCCGGAAAGCCGCTCCGTGCCGGTGCCGGAAACAGATGTTTTTTTCAAGGCCCTGGGTTTCGCCGAGCCGCCTTCCTCGCCCAAGGAGCGGGAACGCGTGCTGAAGCTGGCTGCGGAACTGCTGGCGGCCGCCGTGGACGGCATGACCAGCGCCCTGCACAACCGCGCCGAATGCAAGAACGAGCTGCGCCTTCCGGCCACCAGCACCGGCCTTGCGGTCAACAACAATCCCCTGAAGTTCAGCCCTTCGCCCGAAGCCGCTCTGGCGACGCTGCTGGGGCCGCCGCAAAAGGGCGTCATGCCTTCAGTGAAGGCCATGACCAACGGTTTTAATGATCTGCACCGCCACCACATGGGCCTGCTGGCCGGAGCGCGCGCCGCCAGCGCGGCGCTGCTGGACAAAATTTCGCCCCGTGCCGTGGAAAACCGCCTGGACATCAACGGCCCGGTGCGCCTGGGCCGGGCCACGCGCCTCTGGCAGACCTTCATCCGCATGCACCGCGCTCTGCGCGACGATCATGAAGGTATGGAAGCCCTGCTCTTGCAGGATTTCGCCCGCGCCTACGAAATGCAGGGCCGGACCCTCAACCCGCTGGGCGCGCGTCCCAAGCAAGGAGCACAACAATGA